The following are encoded together in the Ictalurus punctatus breed USDA103 chromosome 1, Coco_2.0, whole genome shotgun sequence genome:
- the pus3 gene encoding tRNA pseudouridine(38/39) synthase isoform X1, producing MNTSEEALQARVKALEEEVERLKAQLRGKSDGEQSAKGTMLASKAQEDRRSSKKGKRAFDFSAHPRRHVALRLAYLGWQYQGFAVQENTDNTVEARVFEALLKTKLIQDRQSSNYHRCGRTDKGVSAFSQVISIDLRSSQFSGLGVTVPAGVEPKAGSGAATAELPYIKMLNRVLPPDIRALSWSPAPSGFSARFDCQSRTYRYYFPRGNLDVELMAEAAKRYEGTHDFRNLCKMDVGNGVLQFQRTIASASVRPCEPDHPSPTDPQRLYVFEVKGLAFLYHQVRCMMAVLLLIGQKLEAQEIISQLLDVANNPRKPQYSMAVDYPLVLYECHFDGLSWISEPEEESHVLGSLLQHWTQTAVKAQVLHSMIHGLQSTDTDEAQIMQCCLMEGSRQRNYRPLLERPCCESLESRIQHFVKRGRLEREEGESGEEGSTVFRGKRSKRSHQASSTNQEEAEENLPSQQNIHLHLS from the exons ATGAACACATCCGAGGAAGCCTTGCAGGCCCGCGTGAAGGCGCTGGAGGAGGAAGTGGAGCGACTGAAGGCTCAGCTGAGAGGAAAGAGCGATGGAGAGCAGAGCGCCAAGGGGACGATGCTGGCCTCGAAGGCCCAGGAGGACAGAAGGAGCAGTAAGAAAGGGAAGAGGGCGTTCGACTTTTCCGCACACCCGCGGCGCCACGTTGCGCTGCGCCTAGCGTACCTGGGCTGGCAGTACCAGGGATTCGCTGTGCAGGAGAACACGGACAACACGGTGGAGGCGCGAGTGTTTGAGGCTCTGCTGAAAACAAAGCTGATCCAGGACAGGCAGAGCTCCAATTACCACCGCTGCGGCCGCACGGATAAAGGAGTCAGCGCTTTCTCACAG GTCATATCCATTGACCTGCGCTCGAGTCAGTTCAGTGGTTTGGGTGTGACCGTTCCTGCTGGGGTCGAACCTAAAGCCGGCAGTGGAGCTGCGACGGCCGAGTTGCCTTACATAAAGATGCTGAACAGAGTCCTTCCTCCAGACATCCGGGCTCTCAGCTGGTCTCCGGCGCCCAGCGGCTTCAGCGCACGCTTCGACTGCCAGTCCCGAACCTACCGGTACTACTTTCCCCGTGGGAACCTGGACGTAGAACTCATGGCTGAAGCAGCCAAACG ATATGAAGGCACGCATGACTTCAGGAACTTGTGTAAGATGGACGTTGGTAACGGAGTTCTGCAGTTCCAGAGGACGATCGCGTCGGCTAGCGTGCGGCCGTGCGAACCCGATCACCCCTCACCCACCGACCCTCAGCGCCTTTACGTGTTCGAGGTCAAAGGTCTCGCCTTCCTGTACCACCAG GTTCGTTGCATGATGGCCGTTCtgcttctgattggccagaagctGGAAGCACAAGAGATCATCAGTCAGCTACTGGATGTTGCGAACAATCCCAGGAAGCCTCAGTACAG CATGGCAGTGGATTACCCACTGGTGTTGTACGAGTGCCATTTCGACGGCCTGAGTTGGATTAGCGAGCCTGAAGAGGAGAGCCACGTGCTCGGCTCTCTTCTCCAACACTGGACTCAGACTGCGGTCAAAGCTCAGGTGCTGCACAGCATGATCCACGGCCTGCAGAGCACAgacactg ATGAAGCACAGATTATGCAGTGTTGCCTCATGGAAGGATCCAGACAGCGCAACTATCGCCCCTTGCTGGAGCGGCCGTGCTGCGAGAGTCTGGAATCGCGGATCCAGCACTTTGTGAAGAGAGGACGACTCGAGCGGGAGGAAGGAGAGAGCGGAGAGGAGGGCAGCACCGTCTTCAGGGGCAAGAGGTCGAAACGTTCGCATCAAGCAAGCTCCACAAAtcaagaagaagcagaagagaaCCTCCCGAGCCAACAGAACATTCATTTACATCTCTCGTAA
- the cers2b gene encoding ceramide synthase 2, whose protein sequence is MFQWLSNIFWQERLWFPEGLGWADLEDRDGRVYAKAQDLWVGLPIAFVFLVLRQIFERTVATYLASLLGIKETVRRNAAHNPTLESYYCHSGKYPTQKCVAELCRQSGCTERQLQCWFRRRRNQDRPILIKKFREASWRFVIYLCAFVAGLVALIDKPWLYDLEEMWKGFPTLTVLPSQYWYYMLELGFYLSLLFSVASDVKRKDFKEQIVHHVATITLISFSWCMNYIRAGTLIMFLHDCSDYLLESAKMFNYAGWRKTCNNIFIVFAGFFIITRLVIFPFRILYCTWVYPLTLYPPFFGYYFFNGLLLVLQCLHVFWAALIIRMALRFLPHNEIVEDERSDRDETDDPDEEEEERNGEIKTHGALLNGYSMHNNNHRCRKTH, encoded by the exons atgTTCCAGTGGCTGAGTAATATTTTCTGGCAGGAGCGTCTCTGGTTTCCAGAAGGTTTAGGGTGGGCGGATCTTGAAGACAGGGATGGGCGTGTCTACGCGAAAGCGCAGGACTTGTGGGTGGGCCTGCCCATCGCATTTGTCTTCCTCGTACTTCGTCAGATCTTCGAAAG GACGGTTGCCACGTATCTGGCCTCGTTGCTGGGAATAAAAGAGACCGTACGGAGAAATGCAGCTCACAATCCAACACTGGAGTCATACTACTGTCACTCCGGGAAATACCCAACACAG aAGTGTGTAGCGGAGTTGTGTAGGCAAAGCGGCTGTACAGAGAGGCAGCTGCAGTGTTGGTTCAGACGGAGAAGAAACCAGGACAGACCCATCCTGATTAAGAAGTTCAGAGAGGCCag ttgGAGGTTTGTGATTTATCTCTGTGCCTTTGTTGCTGGTCTGGTCGCGCTCATTGAT aAACCATGGCTGTATGATTTGGAGGAGATGTGGAAGGGATTCCCAACTCTG acagtcTTACCCTCGCAGTATTGGTACTACATGCTGGAGTTGGGATTTTACTTGTCTCTGCTCTTCAGCGTGGCTTCAGATGTCAAACGCAAA gaCTTTAAAGAGCAGATCGTCCACCATGTTGCTACCATCACACTGATCAGTTTCTCCTGGTGTATGAACTACATCCGTGCAGGAACACTCATCATGTTTCTGCACGATTGCTCTGACTACCTACTGGag tcagcTAAGATGTTTAACTATGCAGGATGGAGGAAGACGTGTAACAACATCTTCATTGTGTTTGCTGGGTTCTTCATCATCACCCGGCTCGTCATCTTCCCTTTCcg gatcCTGTACTGTACATGGGTGTATCCTCTGACACTCTACCCACCGTTCTTCGGCTATTACTTCTTTAACGGACTGCTGCTGGTGCTGCAGTGTTTACACGTGTTCTGGGCTGCACTCATCATCCGCATGGCGCTGCGCTTCCTGCCCCACAAc GAGATCGTGGAAGATGAGAGGAGTGACAGAGACGAGACAGACGACCCCgacgaagaggaggaggagcggAACGGCGAGATAAAGACGCATGGAGCGTTACTGAACGGCTACAGCATGCACAACAACAACCACCGCTGCCGCAAAACACACTAA
- the pus3 gene encoding tRNA pseudouridine(38/39) synthase isoform X2 has protein sequence MNTSEEALQARVKALEEEVERLKAQLRGKSDGEQSAKGTMLASKAQEDRRSSKKGKRAFDFSAHPRRHVALRLAYLGWQYQGFAVQENTDNTVEARVFEALLKTKLIQDRQSSNYHRCGRTDKGVSAFSQVISIDLRSSQFSGLGVTVPAGVEPKAGSGAATAELPYIKMLNRVLPPDIRALSWSPAPSGFSARFDCQSRTYRYYFPRGNLDVELMAEAAKRYEGTHDFRNLCKMDVGNGVLQFQRTIASASVRPCEPDHPSPTDPQRLYVFEVKGLAFLYHQVRCMMAVLLLIGQKLEAQEIISQLLDVANNPRKPQYSMAVDYPLVLYECHFDGLSWISEPEEESHVLGSLLQHWTQTAVKAQMKHRLCSVASWKDPDSATIAPCWSGRAARVWNRGSSTL, from the exons ATGAACACATCCGAGGAAGCCTTGCAGGCCCGCGTGAAGGCGCTGGAGGAGGAAGTGGAGCGACTGAAGGCTCAGCTGAGAGGAAAGAGCGATGGAGAGCAGAGCGCCAAGGGGACGATGCTGGCCTCGAAGGCCCAGGAGGACAGAAGGAGCAGTAAGAAAGGGAAGAGGGCGTTCGACTTTTCCGCACACCCGCGGCGCCACGTTGCGCTGCGCCTAGCGTACCTGGGCTGGCAGTACCAGGGATTCGCTGTGCAGGAGAACACGGACAACACGGTGGAGGCGCGAGTGTTTGAGGCTCTGCTGAAAACAAAGCTGATCCAGGACAGGCAGAGCTCCAATTACCACCGCTGCGGCCGCACGGATAAAGGAGTCAGCGCTTTCTCACAG GTCATATCCATTGACCTGCGCTCGAGTCAGTTCAGTGGTTTGGGTGTGACCGTTCCTGCTGGGGTCGAACCTAAAGCCGGCAGTGGAGCTGCGACGGCCGAGTTGCCTTACATAAAGATGCTGAACAGAGTCCTTCCTCCAGACATCCGGGCTCTCAGCTGGTCTCCGGCGCCCAGCGGCTTCAGCGCACGCTTCGACTGCCAGTCCCGAACCTACCGGTACTACTTTCCCCGTGGGAACCTGGACGTAGAACTCATGGCTGAAGCAGCCAAACG ATATGAAGGCACGCATGACTTCAGGAACTTGTGTAAGATGGACGTTGGTAACGGAGTTCTGCAGTTCCAGAGGACGATCGCGTCGGCTAGCGTGCGGCCGTGCGAACCCGATCACCCCTCACCCACCGACCCTCAGCGCCTTTACGTGTTCGAGGTCAAAGGTCTCGCCTTCCTGTACCACCAG GTTCGTTGCATGATGGCCGTTCtgcttctgattggccagaagctGGAAGCACAAGAGATCATCAGTCAGCTACTGGATGTTGCGAACAATCCCAGGAAGCCTCAGTACAG CATGGCAGTGGATTACCCACTGGTGTTGTACGAGTGCCATTTCGACGGCCTGAGTTGGATTAGCGAGCCTGAAGAGGAGAGCCACGTGCTCGGCTCTCTTCTCCAACACTGGACTCAGACTGCGGTCAAAGCTCAG ATGAAGCACAGATTATGCAGTGTTGCCTCATGGAAGGATCCAGACAGCGCAACTATCGCCCCTTGCTGGAGCGGCCGTGCTGCGAGAGTCTGGAATCGCGGATCCAGCACTTTGTGA
- the cdk5 gene encoding cyclin-dependent-like kinase 5 (The RefSeq protein has 1 substitution compared to this genomic sequence), giving the protein MQKYEKLEKIGEGTYGTVFKAKNRETHEIVALKRVRLDDDDEGVPSSALREICLLKELKHKNIVRLHDVLYSDKKLTLVFEYCDQDLKKYFDSCNGDLDPEIVKSFMYQLLKGLAFCHSRNVLHRDLKPQNLLINRNGELKLADFGLARAFGIPVRCYSAEVVTLWYRPPDVLFGAKLYSTSIDMWSAGCIFAELANAGRPLFPGNDVDDQLKRIFRLLGTPTEEQWQTMTKLPDYKPYPMYPATTSLVNVVPKLSSTGRDLLQNLLKCNPVQRISAEEALQHPYFADFCPP; this is encoded by the exons ATGCAGAAGTATGAAAAATTAGAGAAGAtcggagagg GTACGTACGGCACAGTGTTTAAGGCTAAAAACAGAGAGACGCACGAGATCGTGGCTCTGAAGCGGGTCCGACTGGACGATGACGACGAG GGGGTTCCCAGCTCAGCCTTGAGAGAAATCTGCCTCCTGAAAGAGCTGAAGCATAAAAACATCGTGAG GCTACACGACGTGCTGCACAGCGATAAAAAGCTGACGTTAGTGTTCGAATATTGCGACCAG GACCTGAAGAAATATTTTGACAGCTGCAACGGCGACCTGGATCCTGAGATCGTCAAG TCGTTCATGTACCAGCTGCTGAAAGGACTCGCCTTCTGCCACAGCCGCAACGTTCTTCACCGGGACCTCAAGCCACAAAATCTGCTCATCAACAGG aaCGGCGAACTGAAGTTGGCCGACTTTGGTTTGGCCCGAGCGTTTGGAATTCCCGTACGATGTTACTCAGCCGAG GTGGTGACGCTGTGGTACAGGCCACCAGACGTGCTGTTCGGCGCCAAGCTCTACTCCACCTCCATCGACATGTGGTCAGCTGGATGCATATTTGCAG AACTGGCCAACGCCGGCCGGCCGCTGTTCCCCGGAAACGACGTAGACGACCAACTGAAACGGATCTTTAG GTTATTGGGCACACCAACAGAGGAACAGTGGCAGACCATGACCAAACTCCCCGATTATAAG CCCTATCCGATGTACCCTGCTACTACGTCGCTCGTGAACGTCGTGCCTAAACTCAGCAGCACGGGACGGGATTTACTACAG AACCTTCTGAAATGCAACCCAGTGCAGCGGATATCTGCGGAGGAAGCGCTACAACACCCGTACTTTGCCGATTTCTGTCCGCCCTAG